In a genomic window of Sus scrofa isolate TJ Tabasco breed Duroc chromosome 4, Sscrofa11.1, whole genome shotgun sequence:
- the FAM84B gene encoding protein FAM84B: MGNQVEKLTHLSYKEVPTADPTGVDRDDGPRIGVSYIFSNDDEDVEPQPPPQGLDGGGGGLPDSGDGPPLPPPQPYDPRLHEVECSVFYRDECIYQKSFAPGSAALSTYTPENLLNKCRPGDLVEFVSQAQYPHWAVYVGNFQVVHLHRLEVSNSFLTDASQGRRGRVVNDLYRYKPLSPSAVVRNALAHVGAKERELSWRNSESFAAWCRYGKREFKIGGELRIGKQPYRLQIQLSAQRSHTLEFQSLEDLIMEKRRNDQIGRAAVLQELATHLHPAEPDEGDSDAARTTPPPGRPQAPGQEEEDREAVVH; this comes from the coding sequence ATGGGCAACCAGGTGGAGAAACTGACCCACCTAAGttataaggaagttcccactgcCGACCCGACTGGAGTGGACCGGGATGACGGGCCCCGAATCGGAGTCTCCTACATCTTCTCCAATGACGACGAGGACGTGGAGCCCCAGCCGCCGCCCCAGGGCCTGGATGGCGGTGGCGGCGGTTTGCCCGACAGCGGGGACGGgccgcccctgcccccgccacagCCCTATGACCCACGGCTGCACGAGGTGGAGTGCTCCGTGTTCTACCGCGACGAGTGTATCTACCAGAAAAGCTTCGCTCCAGGCTCCGCCGCCCTGAGCACCTACACGCCAGAGAACCTGCTCAACAAGTGCAGGCCTGGCGACCTGGTGGAGTTTGTGTCGCAGGCGCAGTACCCGCACTGGGCTGTTTACGTGGGCAATTTCCAGGTGGTGCACTTGCACCGGCTGGAGGTGAGCAACAGCTTCCTGACGGACGCCAGCCAGGGCCGGCGCGGCCGCGTGGTGAATGATCTGTACCGCTACAAGCCGCTGAGCCCCAGCGCTGTGGTGCGCAACGCGCTGGCGCACGTGGGCGCCAAGGAGCGCGAGCTGAGCTGGCGCAACTCTGAGAGCTTCGCCGCCTGGTGCCGCTACGGCAAGCGTGAGTTCAAGATCGGTGGGGAGCTGCGCATTGGCAAGCAGCCTTACCGGCTGCAGATCCAGCTCTCTGCGCAGCGCAGCCACACACTCGAATTTCAGAGCCTGGAGGACCTGATCATGGAGAAACGGCGCAACGACCAGATAGGGCGCGCCGCGGTGCTACAGGAGCTGGCCACGCACCTGCACCCCGCGGAGCCGGACGAGGGCGACAGCGACGCCGCGCGGACTACGCCGCCTCCCGGGCGCCCCCAGGCGCCGGGCCAAGAGGAGGAGGACCGAGAGGCGGTGGTGCACTGA